One stretch of Shewanella sp. Arc9-LZ DNA includes these proteins:
- the aspS gene encoding aspartate--tRNA ligase: MRSHYCGDINTSHLGQEVTLVGWVNRSRDLGGVVFLDLRDREGLVQVVFDPDLKDVFDIASTLRSEFCVQIKGVVRARPDSQVNSQMKTGAIEILGTQLTVINASAPLPLSMDNYQNNSEEQRLKYRYLDLRRPEMAERLIFRAKVTSSVRRFLDTNGFLDIETPILTKATPEGARDYLVPSRTYKGQFFALPQSPQLFKQLLMMSGFDRYYQIVKCFRDEDLRADRQPEFTQIDIETSFMSAEQVMEKTEQMMRGLFQDLLNVDLGDFPRMTYAEAMKRYGSDKPDLRNPLELVDIADLVKDVEFAVFNGPANDVEGRVAALRIPTGASLSRKQIDDYTKFAGIYGAKGLAWMKINDLAAGMDGIQSPVLKFLTESIVNDIISRTGAQTGDIILFGADKANVVAEALGALRLKAGEDFKLLEGQWRPMWVVDFPMFEKINGGFHAVHHPFTAPRGISPAELAADPAAAISDAYDMVLNGCELGGGSVRIHNAEMQSTVFSILGIEAEEAQEKFGFLLEALRYGTPPHAGLAFGLDRIIMLMTGASSIRDVMAFPKTTTAACPLTNAPGFANPVQLTELGIAVIEKVKTEE, from the coding sequence ATGCGCAGTCATTATTGTGGAGACATTAATACGTCTCATCTAGGTCAAGAAGTTACTTTAGTTGGTTGGGTTAACCGTAGTCGCGATTTAGGCGGAGTTGTGTTTTTAGACTTACGCGATAGAGAAGGGCTAGTTCAAGTTGTTTTTGACCCAGATCTAAAAGACGTTTTTGATATAGCCAGCACATTGCGCAGTGAGTTTTGTGTTCAAATTAAAGGTGTTGTGCGCGCTCGTCCTGATAGCCAAGTCAATTCACAAATGAAAACCGGTGCGATTGAAATTTTAGGTACGCAACTGACAGTGATTAATGCTTCAGCGCCTTTACCTTTAAGCATGGATAATTATCAAAATAACAGTGAAGAACAACGCTTAAAATACCGTTATTTAGATTTACGTCGCCCAGAAATGGCCGAGCGTCTTATCTTCCGCGCTAAGGTTACCAGTTCTGTTCGTCGCTTCTTAGACACCAATGGCTTTTTAGATATCGAAACGCCTATTTTGACCAAAGCCACTCCAGAAGGTGCGCGTGACTATTTAGTCCCAAGTCGCACTTATAAAGGTCAATTTTTTGCTTTGCCTCAATCACCACAGCTGTTCAAACAGTTGCTCATGATGTCTGGTTTTGACCGCTACTATCAAATTGTTAAGTGTTTTCGCGATGAAGATTTACGTGCAGATCGCCAACCTGAATTTACTCAAATTGATATTGAAACCTCATTCATGTCTGCCGAACAAGTCATGGAAAAAACTGAGCAAATGATGCGCGGTTTGTTTCAAGATTTATTGAATGTTGATTTAGGTGATTTTCCTCGCATGACCTACGCCGAAGCAATGAAGCGTTATGGTTCTGATAAGCCTGATTTACGTAATCCACTTGAATTAGTTGATATTGCTGATTTGGTTAAAGATGTTGAGTTTGCGGTATTTAATGGCCCTGCAAATGATGTCGAAGGTCGCGTTGCGGCACTTCGTATTCCAACAGGTGCGTCATTATCTCGTAAACAAATTGACGATTACACTAAATTTGCCGGCATTTATGGTGCTAAAGGTTTAGCGTGGATGAAAATTAATGACTTAGCTGCAGGCATGGATGGTATTCAGTCGCCTGTACTTAAGTTTTTAACTGAATCTATTGTTAACGATATCATCAGCCGTACAGGTGCACAAACCGGCGATATCATCCTATTTGGTGCAGACAAAGCCAATGTGGTTGCTGAAGCATTGGGCGCCTTGCGCTTAAAAGCTGGCGAAGATTTCAAGTTACTTGAAGGACAGTGGCGCCCAATGTGGGTTGTCGACTTCCCGATGTTTGAGAAAATTAACGGTGGATTCCACGCGGTTCATCATCCATTTACTGCGCCTCGTGGTATTAGCCCAGCAGAATTAGCAGCAGACCCAGCAGCAGCTATTTCAGATGCCTACGATATGGTATTGAATGGTTGTGAATTAGGTGGCGGCTCAGTGCGTATTCATAACGCCGAAATGCAAAGTACAGTATTCAGTATTTTAGGTATTGAAGCTGAAGAAGCACAAGAAAAGTTTGGCTTCTTACTTGAAGCGTTACGTTACGGTACACCTCCACACGCGGGGTTAGCGTTTGGTTTGGATCGTATTATTATGTTGATGACCGGCGCAAGCTCGATTCGTGACGTAATGGCATTCCCTAAAACGACTACCGCGGCATGTCCATTAACTAACGCTCCTGGTTTTGCTAACCCAGTGCAGTTAACGGAATTGGGTATTGCGGTGATTGAAAAGGTTAAAACTGAAGAGTAA
- a CDS encoding transporter substrate-binding domain-containing protein codes for MKFIPWILAILFAWISLPAQAIHSDKANTSVRQLPLVIVMGEDTYPFEYLDETGTPAGILVDLWREWSIITDTKVQFVSRHWQQSLDQLEQKKADVHIGMSQNQARLKKFDFAKPFTSLNTYLYIHKSLSSKKQISDLVPYQIGIVSGSSHEATLSALEPKLSFKRYQNREQLLQAAVKGELFVFAGIEGYQRNLALEQDIAANFYSSSRILIKKINLAPAVVKGDLELLNKINHGFELMPAKVIQQIERRWLGYHRQTAGVIIAMQNGVEPYADIGADGLPHGMLVDLWTLWSEKTGINIDFVAGDMSSSIDDVKRGVADVHIGYPESQDMRTGLKQAWHIISVKSRFFSSNLALNSIENTAMRIGVFPTAPYISDIKKAFPKAQLRFYDSLDGMVKAARKNEISGFVSSAAMTSHYLLANKLWAEFRQYTDIEFSTDMYVLTRIDDSGLADRIQAGFNLISVEEQIQVERKWLINPDDRFFANSANKIKLTTQQKQYVSSLGAIKMGYLKNWAPMEFQGKNGEFLGVNADIKNLLVTQLNLTIIPVAYDDFGNMMSDLVKGEIHLVASMAKTIERENTLAFSLAYWPSPWAIVTSLTQPPIFNISQVTGKRLAVVDGYHIVDQLRQQYPGIKLVPVADTKQGMAAVITGRADMFVEQVATLATTLKGGQYPSLKMSLLAELTEQHSHIGLFPGVKGLVPLIDRVIATIDETEQQNMYQKWVSLDLNSDTLRYQRWLKILVIGLLIITLIAIVVLMSNRRLNVEIQKRLKAEENLRFMANHDNVTALPNRSLLDDRLAQATLTHHRDKSKFALLFIDLDGFKAINDRHGHHVGDKLLQRIALLLSQHVRDSDTVARFGGDEFVVLLNHIEAKENARQVAENILLGLKKPLLIDDINVTISASIGIAIFPDDADTAASLLKKSDQLMYQAKKVGGHQHKMS; via the coding sequence TTGAAATTTATACCTTGGATATTAGCAATATTATTTGCGTGGATATCATTACCTGCGCAGGCAATACATTCAGATAAAGCCAATACGTCAGTACGCCAACTTCCCTTAGTTATCGTGATGGGAGAAGATACTTATCCATTTGAATATTTGGATGAAACGGGAACTCCTGCAGGTATTTTGGTCGATTTGTGGCGCGAATGGTCCATTATTACTGATACCAAAGTGCAATTTGTGTCTCGGCATTGGCAACAGTCACTCGATCAGCTTGAACAGAAAAAAGCAGATGTCCACATTGGCATGTCTCAAAACCAAGCTAGGTTAAAAAAGTTTGATTTTGCCAAACCCTTTACTTCACTCAATACCTATTTATATATTCATAAGTCGCTCAGTAGTAAAAAACAAATTAGTGATTTAGTGCCCTATCAAATTGGTATCGTGAGTGGCTCATCCCATGAAGCAACATTATCAGCGCTAGAACCTAAGCTTAGTTTTAAGCGTTATCAAAATCGTGAACAATTATTACAAGCAGCCGTTAAAGGTGAGTTATTTGTTTTTGCCGGTATTGAAGGATATCAACGCAATTTAGCACTTGAACAAGACATAGCCGCCAATTTTTACAGCTCATCGCGCATACTCATCAAAAAAATCAACTTAGCCCCTGCGGTGGTTAAAGGGGATTTAGAGCTTCTCAACAAAATTAACCATGGTTTTGAATTAATGCCGGCGAAGGTTATTCAGCAAATAGAGCGGCGGTGGTTAGGCTATCATCGACAAACTGCGGGAGTCATTATTGCCATGCAAAATGGTGTCGAGCCTTATGCCGATATCGGCGCTGATGGCTTGCCACATGGAATGTTAGTTGATTTGTGGACTTTATGGTCTGAAAAAACCGGTATCAATATTGATTTTGTGGCGGGTGACATGAGCAGTTCCATTGATGATGTTAAACGTGGTGTTGCAGATGTTCATATTGGTTATCCTGAAAGCCAAGATATGCGCACTGGCTTAAAGCAAGCGTGGCATATTATTTCGGTTAAAAGTCGCTTTTTTAGTTCGAACTTAGCGTTAAATAGCATTGAAAATACTGCTATGCGGATTGGGGTTTTCCCTACCGCGCCTTATATTAGTGATATTAAAAAAGCATTTCCCAAAGCGCAGTTACGTTTTTATGATTCATTAGACGGCATGGTTAAAGCGGCACGTAAAAATGAAATTAGCGGTTTTGTTTCATCTGCAGCAATGACGTCTCATTACTTATTAGCCAATAAGTTGTGGGCAGAGTTTCGTCAATATACCGATATCGAATTTTCAACAGATATGTATGTTTTAACGCGCATTGATGACAGTGGCTTAGCGGATCGGATTCAAGCTGGATTTAATTTGATTTCTGTTGAAGAACAAATTCAAGTTGAGCGTAAATGGTTAATTAACCCAGACGATCGTTTTTTTGCTAATTCTGCCAATAAAATCAAACTAACAACTCAACAAAAGCAATACGTTAGTAGTCTAGGGGCCATAAAAATGGGTTACCTGAAAAATTGGGCTCCTATGGAGTTTCAGGGTAAAAACGGTGAGTTTTTAGGGGTGAATGCAGACATCAAAAATTTATTGGTTACCCAACTCAATTTAACCATTATCCCGGTGGCTTACGATGATTTTGGCAACATGATGAGCGACCTGGTTAAAGGTGAAATTCATTTAGTAGCCAGTATGGCTAAAACGATTGAGCGCGAAAATACACTGGCATTCTCATTAGCATATTGGCCGTCACCTTGGGCGATAGTCACGTCGTTAACTCAGCCTCCCATTTTTAATATCTCCCAAGTTACCGGTAAACGATTGGCTGTTGTTGATGGCTATCACATTGTCGATCAGCTTCGCCAACAATACCCAGGTATAAAATTAGTGCCTGTTGCAGACACTAAGCAAGGTATGGCAGCGGTTATCACGGGTCGTGCGGATATGTTTGTTGAACAAGTAGCAACATTGGCGACTACGTTAAAAGGTGGCCAATATCCGAGTTTAAAAATGTCTTTATTAGCTGAGTTAACTGAGCAGCATAGCCATATAGGCTTATTTCCGGGCGTCAAAGGTTTAGTGCCTTTGATTGATAGAGTCATTGCGACCATTGATGAAACCGAACAACAGAACATGTATCAAAAATGGGTTTCGCTAGATCTTAATAGTGACACATTACGTTACCAACGTTGGTTGAAAATATTAGTGATTGGTTTGCTAATTATCACCTTAATTGCCATCGTGGTTTTGATGTCGAATCGACGTTTAAATGTCGAAATTCAAAAACGTCTTAAAGCTGAAGAAAACCTTCGATTTATGGCTAATCATGACAATGTTACGGCATTGCCAAATCGCAGTTTACTTGACGATAGATTAGCGCAAGCCACTTTGACTCATCATCGGGATAAATCGAAGTTTGCACTGTTATTTATTGATTTAGATGGTTTTAAAGCAATAAACGATCGGCATGGTCATCATGTGGGGGATAAGTTGCTACAACGTATCGCCTTATTATTAAGCCAACATGTGCGAGATTCTGACACGGTTGCCCGTTTTGGTGGTGATGAGTTTGTGGTGTTATTAAATCATATCGAAGCCAAAGAAAATGCTCGTCAAGTGGCTGAAAATATTTTATTGGGATTAAAGAAACCGTTATTAATCGATGATATCAATGTCACTATTTCGGCCAGCATTGGTATCGCTATTTTTCCTGATGATGCCGATACCGCTGCTTCATTATTGAAAAAATCAGATCAGTTAATGTATCAAGCTAAAAAAGTCGGTGGCCATCAACATAAAATGAGCTAG
- the cmoA gene encoding carboxy-S-adenosyl-L-methionine synthase CmoA, protein MNSQQDKIYAHVTDQITDFQFDQRVAGVFNDMIRRSVPGYAQIINTIGDFANRFVTPQSNIYDLGSSLGSATLSIRRQIEGRGCQIYAVDNSQSMIERCTENLAAYVSDIQVNLLCADIRDIDIQNASMVVLNFTLQFLPTHDRDALIKRIYDGMLPGGILVISEKLFFEDNQIQQLLDEQHLDFKRANGYSELEISQKRSALENVMRPDSLNVHQKRLTENGFSHFSVWFQCFNFASMVAIK, encoded by the coding sequence ATGAACTCTCAACAAGATAAGATATACGCTCATGTGACCGACCAAATTACTGATTTTCAATTTGATCAACGTGTTGCTGGTGTATTTAATGACATGATCCGCCGCTCTGTTCCTGGGTACGCACAAATTATCAATACCATTGGTGATTTTGCTAATCGCTTTGTCACGCCCCAAAGCAATATATACGATCTCGGTAGTTCGTTAGGCTCAGCGACATTAAGTATTCGTCGTCAAATTGAAGGGCGCGGATGTCAAATTTATGCGGTAGACAATAGCCAGTCTATGATTGAGCGTTGTACTGAAAATCTTGCTGCGTATGTCAGCGACATTCAAGTCAATTTATTGTGTGCTGATATCAGAGATATCGACATCCAGAATGCGTCGATGGTGGTGCTCAACTTTACCCTACAATTTCTACCGACCCATGATCGCGACGCCCTAATAAAACGTATTTACGATGGTATGTTACCCGGTGGAATTTTAGTCATTTCAGAAAAATTATTCTTTGAAGATAATCAAATTCAACAGTTATTAGATGAACAGCATTTAGATTTTAAGCGTGCAAATGGGTATAGTGAGCTCGAAATAAGTCAAAAACGCAGTGCATTAGAAAACGTTATGCGTCCAGACAGCTTAAATGTCCACCAAAAACGCTTAACTGAAAACGGCTTTAGTCACTTCTCAGTCTGGTTTCAATGTTTTAACTTTGCATCTATGGTAGCCATTAAATGA
- the cmoB gene encoding tRNA 5-methoxyuridine(34)/uridine 5-oxyacetic acid(34) synthase CmoB, which yields MINFSSFYKDIADSNLQHWLETLPAILGKWQRDHKHGNLPKWEKVLNKLHYPQPDKIDFSSSVTIGTGEQLSLGQVEKLTNLLAVFQPWRKGPFSVHGIQIDTEWRSDWKWDRVKNFISPLKNRTVLDVGCGSGYHMWRMLGDGATRVVGIDPSPLFLCQFEAIKRVAGNQHPVYLLPLGIEELPALDAFDTVFSMGVLYHRRSPIDHLLQLRDQLRVGGELVLETLVIDGDENAVLVPQDRYGKMNNVWFIPSVAALMLWLKKCEFIDIRCVDIDITSLAEQRSTQWMKNESLVDYLDPNDVSLTVEGYPAPKRAIIIATKNQPNHDLV from the coding sequence ATGATCAATTTTAGCTCTTTTTATAAAGACATTGCTGATTCAAACCTACAACACTGGTTGGAAACATTACCGGCAATTTTAGGTAAATGGCAACGAGATCATAAACACGGCAATTTACCTAAATGGGAAAAAGTGCTCAATAAATTACATTATCCTCAACCGGATAAAATAGATTTTAGCAGCAGTGTAACAATTGGAACCGGGGAACAACTCAGCCTAGGACAAGTCGAAAAACTGACTAATTTACTGGCGGTGTTTCAACCGTGGCGTAAAGGTCCATTTTCCGTTCATGGTATTCAAATTGATACAGAATGGCGCAGTGATTGGAAATGGGACCGAGTTAAAAATTTTATTTCACCATTAAAAAATCGCACAGTGTTAGATGTTGGTTGCGGTAGTGGCTATCATATGTGGCGGATGTTAGGTGATGGCGCAACTCGTGTTGTAGGAATTGACCCTTCGCCATTATTTTTATGTCAATTTGAAGCTATCAAGCGAGTGGCAGGTAATCAGCACCCGGTATATTTGCTGCCATTAGGGATAGAGGAATTACCCGCATTAGATGCTTTTGATACCGTATTCTCGATGGGCGTACTCTATCATCGTCGCTCTCCGATAGATCATTTACTACAATTACGTGACCAATTAAGAGTGGGTGGTGAATTGGTACTTGAAACACTGGTGATTGATGGCGATGAAAATGCGGTACTTGTTCCACAAGATAGATATGGCAAAATGAACAACGTTTGGTTTATACCATCAGTTGCAGCCTTAATGTTATGGTTAAAGAAATGTGAGTTTATTGATATTCGTTGTGTTGATATCGATATCACCTCACTAGCAGAACAACGCAGCACCCAGTGGATGAAAAATGAATCTCTAGTCGATTATCTCGATCCAAATGATGTGAGTTTAACCGTAGAAGGTTATCCCGCGCCTAAGAGGGCTATCATCATTGCAACAAAGAACCAACCGAATCACGATTTAGTATAA
- a CDS encoding ATP-dependent zinc protease gives MLKQVIALSVAAALLSGCTATQKTITPPLTNADLNSSLQVSQTVIIDAINVQNSQQTNDISALSDEIRKLKTQVSTAMSQKPKTIIVQPPTPKPVAVPQQCPEAIIGEKFLLGEVESVYIDEVKLKFATRIDTGAESSSLDARNIVLFEREGVQWVRYDVITNNTEQPANTFESKVERFVRIKQDADTADDRRPVIHAHLKIGKYAAETDLNLTDRSHLDYPLLLGRKFMKDIAIVDVGQIYIHGKAKNQITTLIK, from the coding sequence ATGTTAAAGCAGGTAATTGCTCTATCCGTTGCAGCGGCACTATTATCGGGTTGTACAGCCACCCAAAAAACAATAACACCACCGCTGACCAATGCTGATTTGAATAGCAGTTTGCAAGTTTCGCAAACCGTCATTATTGATGCCATCAATGTACAAAATAGTCAGCAGACAAATGACATTAGTGCGCTTTCTGACGAAATTAGAAAGTTGAAGACTCAGGTAAGCACCGCAATGAGTCAAAAACCAAAAACAATTATTGTTCAACCACCTACACCAAAGCCTGTGGCGGTCCCACAGCAATGTCCTGAAGCCATTATTGGTGAGAAGTTTCTACTTGGTGAAGTCGAAAGTGTCTACATAGATGAAGTAAAATTAAAGTTTGCCACACGCATTGATACTGGTGCAGAGTCATCATCTCTAGACGCACGCAATATCGTATTATTTGAACGAGAAGGCGTACAGTGGGTTCGCTATGATGTGATAACTAATAACACTGAACAACCTGCAAACACCTTTGAATCTAAAGTTGAACGCTTTGTTCGTATTAAACAAGATGCAGATACGGCTGATGATCGTCGTCCAGTAATCCATGCCCATTTAAAAATAGGTAAATATGCCGCCGAAACAGATTTAAACCTAACGGATCGAAGCCACCTAGATTATCCTTTATTACTAGGTCGCAAGTTTATGAAAGATATTGCCATTGTTGATGTAGGCCAAATCTACATTCATGGTAAAGCCAAAAACCAAATTACCACGTTAATTAAGTAG
- a CDS encoding inactive transglutaminase family protein yields MHSRKPFYIFVALLFIIGISTSIYRGIEHNVPFLPGDQVQSWAVDAKISFNGKNQPAEVNFSLPNDPAFDILVENASSPGYGLNISEDTNNRRAVWSIREASGSQALYYRVTLVPTGKLNIEAVEEPATPELYSWPATEKSAAEQVIEEVWARSATNLSFAQQLMNLINDNDQSQNMALLLSANTSTNLFVHMLHSKGVPARIVNGLQLEDQRRRQQLTSYVQVYNNGQWELFDVPNNKKGRDNTLVLWEYTGHSVLDVMGGTSSLVNFSMLQDTRSALATSIDMMMNDDAMDFSLYQLPLEEQSTFKGILLIPIGVLVVVFLRVIVGIKTSGTFMPVLIALAFIQTTLLTGLIGFLLIVAFGLMIRSYLSTLNLLLISRISAVIIVVIFIIGLFTLISFKLGLSEGLTITFFPMIILAWTIERMSILWEEEGPKKVFVSGGGSLFVATLAYLAMDNQLVQHWVFNFLGIHLVILALVLVMGQYTGYRLTELKRFKPLVGEQ; encoded by the coding sequence ATGCATTCTCGTAAACCGTTTTACATATTCGTTGCGTTGCTATTTATCATCGGGATCAGCACCAGCATATATCGTGGTATCGAACACAATGTGCCTTTTTTACCTGGGGACCAGGTACAAAGTTGGGCCGTTGATGCCAAAATAAGTTTTAATGGAAAGAATCAACCTGCTGAGGTCAATTTCTCATTACCTAACGATCCTGCATTTGACATCTTAGTTGAAAATGCATCATCACCAGGTTATGGCTTAAATATTTCAGAAGATACTAATAACCGTCGCGCCGTGTGGTCTATTCGTGAGGCTTCTGGCTCACAAGCATTGTATTACCGAGTCACTTTGGTACCCACAGGCAAGCTTAATATTGAAGCCGTCGAAGAACCTGCCACGCCAGAATTATATTCATGGCCTGCAACAGAGAAATCAGCAGCAGAGCAAGTCATTGAAGAAGTCTGGGCTCGCAGTGCTACTAACCTGTCGTTTGCTCAGCAGTTAATGAATTTGATTAACGATAACGATCAGAGCCAAAATATGGCGTTGTTATTATCGGCTAACACCTCAACCAATTTGTTTGTGCACATGTTGCACTCAAAAGGGGTACCTGCACGTATTGTTAACGGTTTGCAACTTGAAGATCAACGACGTCGTCAGCAGCTCACATCATACGTTCAAGTTTACAATAACGGTCAATGGGAACTTTTTGACGTTCCAAACAACAAAAAAGGCCGTGACAATACTTTAGTATTATGGGAATACACTGGCCACTCAGTACTTGATGTTATGGGAGGAACTAGCTCATTAGTTAACTTCTCAATGCTGCAAGATACTCGTTCAGCATTAGCCACCTCTATCGACATGATGATGAATGACGATGCAATGGATTTCTCTTTGTATCAGTTACCGCTTGAAGAACAAAGCACATTTAAGGGCATTCTGTTAATCCCAATTGGGGTATTAGTCGTGGTGTTCTTACGCGTCATTGTCGGCATCAAAACATCTGGTACTTTTATGCCGGTATTGATCGCTCTGGCGTTTATTCAAACGACCCTACTAACCGGCTTAATTGGCTTTTTGCTTATTGTTGCCTTTGGTTTAATGATCCGTTCCTATCTGTCGACGCTTAACTTACTGCTCATATCCCGAATATCGGCGGTAATTATTGTGGTTATTTTTATTATCGGCTTATTTACCTTAATTTCATTCAAATTAGGCTTAAGTGAAGGCTTAACGATTACCTTCTTCCCGATGATCATTCTTGCGTGGACCATTGAGCGCATGTCTATTCTGTGGGAAGAAGAAGGCCCTAAGAAAGTCTTTGTATCAGGTGGCGGTAGCTTATTTGTGGCCACATTGGCGTACTTAGCCATGGACAACCAATTAGTTCAGCATTGGGTATTCAACTTCTTAGGCATTCACTTAGTGATTTTAGCGTTGGTATTAGTGATGGGACAGTACACAGGTTACCGTTTAACTGAATTAAAACGCTTTAAACCATTAGTTGGAGAGCAATAA
- a CDS encoding alpha-L-glutamate ligase-like protein has translation MKYAWPWELSRSGVLNMNRRNISYIGRYNQRKFYKRVDDKLITKQLALANGIAVPDLIGVVHEQHKIQEIPAMVLDRSGFVIKPAKGSGGKGIMVITRVSNGCYYKPNGHEVTHSEIYRHVSNILSGLFSLGGKPDVAIVEGLIEFDPVFEGLSYEGVPDIRLIVFKGFPVMGMLRLSTAASDGKANLHQGAVGVGLDIATGHSLHAVQFDLPVDKHPDTHFPLSNIKVPHWETLLHTASSAYEMCELGYLGTDMVLDKNKGPLLLELNARPGLTIQIANGRGILPRLKHVEAMKSSTMSVEERVAYAKKHFCSNPIF, from the coding sequence ATGAAGTACGCCTGGCCCTGGGAATTGAGCCGTAGCGGTGTACTCAACATGAACAGGCGCAATATTAGCTATATTGGTCGTTATAATCAGCGTAAGTTTTATAAACGCGTTGATGACAAACTAATTACTAAGCAACTTGCGCTTGCTAATGGCATAGCCGTTCCCGATTTAATTGGGGTTGTTCATGAACAACATAAAATCCAAGAAATCCCAGCTATGGTCCTCGACCGTAGCGGTTTTGTGATAAAGCCAGCAAAAGGTTCTGGCGGTAAAGGCATTATGGTGATCACCAGAGTGAGTAATGGCTGTTATTACAAGCCCAATGGCCACGAAGTGACTCATAGCGAAATTTATCGCCATGTATCTAACATTTTAAGTGGTTTATTCTCTCTCGGCGGTAAGCCTGATGTCGCAATTGTTGAAGGGTTAATTGAATTTGACCCAGTCTTTGAAGGCTTAAGTTATGAGGGTGTCCCAGACATCCGCTTAATTGTGTTTAAAGGCTTTCCTGTCATGGGAATGTTACGTTTATCAACTGCAGCATCAGATGGTAAAGCTAACTTACACCAAGGCGCTGTAGGTGTTGGCTTAGATATCGCTACCGGACACAGTTTGCATGCTGTGCAATTTGACTTACCCGTTGATAAGCATCCTGATACTCACTTTCCACTGTCGAACATCAAAGTTCCTCATTGGGAAACCTTACTCCACACAGCATCAAGTGCCTATGAAATGTGTGAGCTCGGGTATTTAGGTACTGACATGGTGTTAGATAAAAACAAAGGCCCACTGTTACTTGAATTGAATGCCCGTCCTGGTCTAACCATTCAAATTGCCAATGGTAGAGGGATTTTACCTCGACTTAAGCATGTAGAAGCGATGAAAAGCTCAACAATGTCAGTTGAGGAACGCGTGGCTTATGCTAAAAAGCATTTTTGTAGCAACCCTATTTTTTAA
- a CDS encoding DUF3541 domain-containing protein has protein sequence MLELRKSKTLSYLLLSATLFSSVAFAKESVEKTPHKLTADQVYQGIKTNLETNLYSLPPRVQGHYAIRQFRMTGEAKYANGSLIDLLTIAERQAYYSCNLDKPGFIKSESKIEADKLGSGPRATARKEAIAPYPNFMLYTDVLLRYASRVDEFGFTGPCHDLMIKTLKSANLEPAFTDPKMIKAWAAQLINYVYWAKQIGVGDYYQAYKQAFIKTYPDSNDDKLKKGQYKNKVYGMTHFIFSASEYYQHPVDPKEYQWILDYFENNIDRILTDTTEDIITEVGISFLITGNGDNPVVEKVKKHVIAAYDPKTMMIPSPHGKVELSSGEHRNVLAMMLLDWPETLHKGPYLNNISSTKKYLPKLVKPKASMNDAKSH, from the coding sequence ATGCTGGAACTACGCAAGAGTAAAACACTCTCGTACTTACTATTATCAGCTACGTTGTTTAGTAGTGTGGCGTTCGCAAAAGAGTCCGTTGAAAAAACACCACATAAGTTAACGGCTGACCAAGTTTATCAAGGCATTAAAACCAATTTAGAAACTAATCTTTATTCATTACCGCCTCGTGTACAAGGCCATTATGCTATACGTCAATTCCGCATGACTGGGGAAGCAAAATACGCTAACGGTTCATTAATCGATTTGCTCACCATTGCAGAGCGCCAAGCATACTATTCTTGTAATCTGGATAAACCCGGTTTTATTAAAAGTGAATCAAAAATTGAAGCGGATAAATTAGGCTCTGGCCCACGGGCTACCGCCCGTAAGGAAGCCATCGCTCCCTACCCTAACTTTATGTTATATACCGATGTGCTATTGCGCTATGCCAGTCGAGTCGATGAGTTTGGCTTTACCGGACCTTGTCATGATTTAATGATAAAAACCCTAAAAAGTGCTAATTTAGAACCCGCTTTCACTGATCCAAAAATGATCAAAGCTTGGGCCGCGCAGTTAATCAACTATGTATATTGGGCCAAGCAAATCGGTGTTGGCGACTATTACCAAGCTTACAAACAAGCTTTCATTAAAACCTATCCAGATAGTAATGATGATAAGCTCAAAAAAGGCCAATATAAAAACAAAGTTTATGGTATGACTCACTTTATTTTTTCAGCTAGCGAGTATTATCAACATCCAGTCGATCCAAAAGAGTATCAGTGGATTTTAGATTACTTTGAAAACAACATTGATCGCATTTTAACCGATACTACTGAAGATATTATTACTGAAGTGGGTATTAGTTTCTTAATTACTGGTAACGGCGATAACCCAGTTGTAGAGAAAGTGAAAAAGCATGTGATTGCGGCTTACGATCCTAAAACAATGATGATCCCCTCACCACATGGCAAAGTTGAATTATCTTCTGGTGAACACAGAAACGTATTAGCAATGATGTTATTAGATTGGCCTGAAACGTTACATAAAGGACCATATTTAAATAATATTTCTAGTACCAAGAAATACTTACCAAAACTTGTTAAGCCTAAAGCGTCTATGAACGATGCTAAATCACACTAA